The Curtobacterium poinsettiae DNA segment TGCGCCAGCAGCTCGCGCACGCGGGGTGCGACCTCGGTGCCGTAGAGCTCGATCGAGCGCATCATGTTGGCGTGCGGCAGGCGACCCGTGGCGTACCGCATGTCGAAGCGCGAGGCGCCGAGGATCCGCATGTTGCGTGCGACCTTGCGGGCGACGGTCTCCGGCGACCCGACGTAGAGCGACCCGCCGGCCGACAGGCTCGCGCGGTACCCGGCGACGTCGAGGGGTGGCCAGCCGCGCTCCCGGCCGAGCTGGTCGGTGACGGCCTTGTGGTAGGGCCAGTAGCGCTCGGCGGCCTCTTCGTCGGTGGCCGCCACGAAGCCGGGCGAGTGCATCGCGATGGGCTGCTGCGGCAGATCGAGCTGCGCGAGGGCCTGGCGGTACAGGCGGGAGAACGGGGCGAACTGAGCCGGCTGTCCGCCGATGATGGCGAGGAACAGCGGGAGGCCGTACGACGCGGCACGGATGACCGACTGCGGCGAGCCGCCGACGCCGATCCACGTCGGGATGGCGCCGTGCTCGAGCTTCGGGAAGACGTCCTGGTCGACCAGACCCGCGCGCTTCGTGCCAGACCAGGTGACGGCGTCGCCGCCGCGCAGGGCCGCCCAGAGCTGGAGCTTCTCCTCGAACAGGACCTCGTAGTCGCTCAGCTCGTAGCCGAACAGGGGGAACGACTCGGTGAAGGAGCCACGACCCAGGATGACCTCGGCGCGACCGTTCGACAGGGCGTCGACGGTTGCGAAGCGCTCGTAGACACGGACGGGGTCGTCGGAGGACAGCACGGTGACCGCGGAGCCCATCCGGATGCGCTCGGTGCGGGCGGCGATCGCGGCGAGGACGACCTCGGGGGCGCTCACGACGAAGTCGGCGCGGTGGTGTTCCCCGACGCCGATGAAGTCGACGCCGACCTGGTCGGCGAGGACGGCCTGGTCGACGACGTCGCGGATGCTCTGCGCGTCGGACTGCAGGCTGCCGTCGGCGCGCTCGGTGACGTCACCGAAGGTGTCGAGGCCGAGCTGCAGCGGCCCGATCCGCTCGGGTGCGGGCGGCGGGACGTCCGAGGGACGGTCGGTGCCGAATGCGTTGCTCATGGTGTCCTCCTGGTCGCACTTCCATGCGTTTGCATCAACATAGCACGGCGGCGGCTTGCGCGCACGGGGTCAGCGGCCGGAACGGGCCCGGGCCCGAGCCGCGCGCGGCCAGGGTCGACCAGCCCGGACGAGTACGGTCACCCGCATGCCGAACCTTCCCGACCAGACCGGACGCCGCATCGTCGTCACCGGGTCCAACAGCGGCACCGGACGGGAGGCCGCCCTGCGCCTCGCCGGAGCCGGCGCCAGCGTCGTGCTCGCCGTCCGCAGCACCGAGAAGGGCGAGACCGCAGCCGCCGGCATCCGGGCCGCCCACCCCGCAGCCGACGTGGAGGTCCGCGAACTCGACCTCGCCGACCTGGCGAGCGTCCGACGCTTCGCCAGCGGCATCGTCGACGAGGAACGTCCGATCGACGTCCTCGTCAACAACGCCGGTGTGATGGCCCCGCCGGAGCGCTTCGAGACCGTCGACGGCTTCGAGCTGCAGTTCGGCACGAACTTCCTCGGCCCGTTCGCCCTGACGAACCTGCTGCTGCCGTCGCTGCTGCGCGCCCGAGCGCCCCTCGCCGACGGCCCTGTGGCCCAGGCTCCGCGGGTCGTCACCATGTCGAGCCTCGCCGCGATCCCCGGTCGGATCCGCTTCGCCGACCTGCAGTGGGAGCGCGGCTACAACGGTTGGCGCGCCTACGCGCAGTCGAAGCTCGCCGACCTGCTCCTCGCACTGCACCTGCACCGCCTGACGGTCGAGGCCGACGTGCCCCTGGTCAGCACCGCCGCACACCCCGGCTACACGCGGACCAACCTGCAGGCCGCGGGACGATCGCTCGGTCGGTCGAAGCCGGTACGGTCGAGCAACCGCGCGCTGCCCTTCACCCAGGCCGTCGAGCAGGGTACCGAGCCGCTGCTGTACGCGGCGGTCGGGCCGAACGCCGTGGGCGGCGCGTACTACGGCCCCTCCGGTCCGTTCGGCATGACCGGGCCGACCACCACCGTGTCGATCCCCGGGTCCGCGCGGAGCGCCGACCTCGCCCGCTCCCTCTGGGCCGTCGCGGAGGACCTCACCGGGACGCGCCCGCCGCTCTAGCCGGGACGCGAGCGCGGGGCGCGGGGCGCGGCCGGGAGGCCCGGGGCGGCTCCGTGGCGTGGCCAGCGTCAGGCGCGGTGCAGCTCCAGCGACCCGTCAAGCCGACCGGGTTCGGTCAGGCGGGCGTGCTGCAGGACGGTGCGGCCCGGCGCGATCGCCGCGGCGACGATCGACAGGGTCGTCATGTGGCCCTCGGCCTCGTGCACGTCGCGGAGGATCGCGTCAGGGTGGTCGCTCGGCAGCGCTGCGGACTCCGCCAGCACGCCGAACCAGCCACCCCAGCCGTCCCCGGCGTCGCCACCGGAGTCCACGGTGCGGAGTTCGTCGAACGGGCCGAGCACCGGCGGGCCGGACGGGGCATCGACGGCACGGAAGGCCTCGAGCCACCGACCGATGCGCGGCGACGCGGGATCGTCGGCCGCACCGTGCGTGACCATGTGGACACCGGGGCCCAGGTCGGTGGTACGGACCTGTTCGCCGTCCCAGGTCAGCACCGAGGCGCCCTCGGCCGTGGCGCGCACCAGGTTGAAGGCCCGCGTCGTCGGCAGGGTGCCGTCGTGTCCGGGCAGCAGGTCGTCGGCGACGGCGTCCACCGGCACCACGCCACGGGTCGTCCACGTGCCGTCGACGCTCGTCACGGGTTCGGCGCGGTTGAGCACCACGGCCAGGCCAGCTCGGTCGGACGCGGCGAGCCACGCACCACCGGCGGACCGGTCACGGACACCACGGAGGTCCGGGTCCCGGTCCGGCCACCAGGCAGCGGGCGGGTCCCACGGGCGTTCGGGCGACTCGTCCCGCAGGGCGAGCACGGTGACGGGCCACGCGGAACCGGGGTCGACGCGGACGACGACGGTGCACATGCCGTCGATCCTCGCACGTGGCCCCGGTAGCGTGAGCCAGGTGAACGCAGCAGCAGAGCGCGCCCTGACCGTCATCGTGGGGATCACCGGGGGCATCGCCGCCTACAAGGCCGTCGGGGTCGTGCGCGACCTCGTCAAGCGCGGGCACGACGTGCACGTCGTCCCGACCGAGGGCGCCCTGCGCTTCGTCGGACTGCCGACGCTCGAGGCCCTCAGCCGCAACCCCGTCACCACGAGCGTGTGGGACGACGTCGCCGAGGTGCGCCACGTCGCGCTCGGTCGCCGGGCGGACCTGGTCGTCATCGCACCCGCCACCGCGGACTCGCTGGCCCGGATGGCGCACGGCCTGGCGAGCGACCTGCTCGGCACGACGCTGCTCGCCACCGAGGCACCAGTCGTGGTCGCCCCCGCGATGCACCCGCAGATGTGGGAGCACCCCGCGACCCGTGCGAACGTCGCCACGCTGCGCGACCGCGGCGTCCACATGGTCGGCCCGGTCGTCGGTGCACTCACCGGCAACGACGCGGGCATCGGTCGGATGGCGGAGCCCGAGGACATCGTCGCCGCCGCGCTCGCCGTGCTCGACCAGCACCCCGCACCGGCCGGCCGCCGCAGTGCGGACACCGGCGCCGCGGCCAGCACCGGGGCCCGCGGTGAGCTGGGCGACCTCGCGGGCGTCCGCGTCGTCGTCAGCGCGGGCGGCACCCGCGAGCCCTTCGACCCGGTGCGGTTCGTCGGCAACCGCTCGAGCGGCCGGCAGGGCATCGCGATCGCCGCCGACGCGGTCCGTCGGGGTGCGTCCGTGACCCTCGTCGCCGCGAACGTGGAGGGCTCGTTGACCGCCGGGCTGGACGCGACCCTGGTGCCCGTCGGGTCGGCGCTCGAACTCGCCGAGGCCGTGCACACCGCCGCAGCAGCAGCCGACGTCGTCGTGATGACCGCCGCCGTCGCCGACTACCGTCCGGCCGAGGTGCTCACCGAGAAGCTCAAGAAGGACGCGCAGGGCGAGCGCATGACGCTCGAGCTGGTGCGGAACCCGGACGTGCTCGCCGACCTCGTGGCGGCACGTCGGACGGGGCAGATCATCGTCGGGTTCGCCGCCGAGACCGAACCCGACCGCGACGCGCGGATCGAGCTCGGGCGCGCCAAGATCAGCCGGAAGCCCGCGGACCTGCTCGTCGTGAACCACGTCGGCTGGTCGGCCGGCTTCGAGCGCGAGGAGAACGCGATCGAGGTCCTGGTGCCCGGTGGCGAGGTGGTCCGCGAGACCTCCGGCACGAAGGCCGAGGTGGCGACGGCGGTCCTCGACCTCGTCGCGACCGCCCTCACGTGAACCGGCACTGACCTGGTTCCGAGGACCGGCGAGCACGATGGGGCGCATGCGACGACGTGAACGGGTCCGACGTGCGAACCGCACGGCCACCCTCCTGGCGGTGATCCTCGGCACGGCCGGTGTCACGCACTTCCTGCGCCCCCGCGGGTACGACCGGATCGTGCCCGACGCGCTGCCCCCGCGGCTGACCACGCTGGCCTCCGGCGTGGCCGAGCTCGGCATCGCCGCCGGGCTGGCGTTCCCCGCGACCCGCCGCGCCTCGGGGTGGGCCGCCGCGGCGCTGTTCGCCGCGGTGTTCCCGGCCAACGTGAAGATGGCGAACGACCTGCTCGACCACCCTCGCTCGAGCCGGGCGATGCGGCTGGTCTCGGTGCTGCGGCTCCCGCTGCAGGCCCCGTTGGTGCTGTGGGGCGTGCGCGTCGGTCGGCACGCACCGAAGCCGTGACCCAGCCGTCGTGGACCCGCGCGGCGGTGCCGTTGCTGCACCGACCGGTCACCCAGCACGCCTGGGAGGACATCGTGTTCGCGCACTGGCGGCACGACCCGGCGTCGCTGCAGCGGCTCGTCCCCCGTGGAACCCGTCCGGACGTCGTCGACGGCAGCGCCTGGGTGGGGCTGTCGGCGTACGTGTTCCGGGAGACCCGGGTGCCGCCGTTCCCGTCCGCCGGGCGGCTCGGCACCATGACCGAGGTCACGATCGAGGTGCTCACGGTGGACGACCAGGGACGTCGCGGGGTGACCTACCGCACGGTCGACACCGCGAACGTGCCCGCCATCGTGGCCGCGCACGCACTGCTCGGTGTGCCGTACACGTTCGCGCACGCACGTTCCCGTCGCCGCGGCGACGCGGTGGCGCACCGGTCCGTCCGGCACCCGGCCCGCGCGCTGCACCCGGTGCGGTGGGCGCGGTCGCTCCGGCAGGAACGCCCGACCGGTGCGGCGCGGCCGAAGCACGCGGCTTCGGTGCGGGTGACCGCCGGCGAGGTCGTCGACACACCGCTGGCCGCCGAGCTCACCACCCGCACCGGCATCCACGCGCGGTACCTGGCGCAGACCCTGTTCTGGCAGCGGCAGCACCCGGTGCTCACCACCCGTTCGGCCACGCTCGACCGACTCGAGGGCGACCTGCCCGACGCCGTCGGCATGCCGGGGTTGTTCGACCGGGCCCCGGACTCGCTGCTCGTGGTCGACGGCACGACCGTCCGGTACGGCTGGGGCGGGGTGGTCCGGTGACGGACGCACAGCCCCACGCACAGGCCGGCGACCCGTTCGACCTCGACCGCTTCGTCCGGGCCCAGCAGGGCGTGCACGACGTCGCGCTCGACGAACTCCGCCGCGGCCGGAAGTCGTCGCACTGGATGTGGTTCGTGTTCCCGCAGCTGGCCGGCCTGGGGCGGAGCGCCACCGCCGTGCGCTACGCGATCACCGGCGCGGACGAAGCCCGTGCCTACCTGGCACACCCGGTGCTCGGGTCCCGACTGCTCACGGCCACCGAGGTCGTGGCGGCAGCCCCCGCCCGCTCCGCCGACGCCCTGCTCGGGGACGTCGACGCGGTGAAGCTCCGGTCGTCGATGACGCTCTTCGCCCGGATCGCAGCCGACCGGCGACCGTTCGTCGCCGTGCTCGAC contains these protein-coding regions:
- a CDS encoding LLM class flavin-dependent oxidoreductase; translation: MSNAFGTDRPSDVPPPAPERIGPLQLGLDTFGDVTERADGSLQSDAQSIRDVVDQAVLADQVGVDFIGVGEHHRADFVVSAPEVVLAAIAARTERIRMGSAVTVLSSDDPVRVYERFATVDALSNGRAEVILGRGSFTESFPLFGYELSDYEVLFEEKLQLWAALRGGDAVTWSGTKRAGLVDQDVFPKLEHGAIPTWIGVGGSPQSVIRAASYGLPLFLAIIGGQPAQFAPFSRLYRQALAQLDLPQQPIAMHSPGFVAATDEEAAERYWPYHKAVTDQLGRERGWPPLDVAGYRASLSAGGSLYVGSPETVARKVARNMRILGASRFDMRYATGRLPHANMMRSIELYGTEVAPRVRELLAQPVPVA
- a CDS encoding SDR family oxidoreductase is translated as MPNLPDQTGRRIVVTGSNSGTGREAALRLAGAGASVVLAVRSTEKGETAAAGIRAAHPAADVEVRELDLADLASVRRFASGIVDEERPIDVLVNNAGVMAPPERFETVDGFELQFGTNFLGPFALTNLLLPSLLRARAPLADGPVAQAPRVVTMSSLAAIPGRIRFADLQWERGYNGWRAYAQSKLADLLLALHLHRLTVEADVPLVSTAAHPGYTRTNLQAAGRSLGRSKPVRSSNRALPFTQAVEQGTEPLLYAAVGPNAVGGAYYGPSGPFGMTGPTTTVSIPGSARSADLARSLWAVAEDLTGTRPPL
- a CDS encoding NRDE family protein, which gives rise to MCTVVVRVDPGSAWPVTVLALRDESPERPWDPPAAWWPDRDPDLRGVRDRSAGGAWLAASDRAGLAVVLNRAEPVTSVDGTWTTRGVVPVDAVADDLLPGHDGTLPTTRAFNLVRATAEGASVLTWDGEQVRTTDLGPGVHMVTHGAADDPASPRIGRWLEAFRAVDAPSGPPVLGPFDELRTVDSGGDAGDGWGGWFGVLAESAALPSDHPDAILRDVHEAEGHMTTLSIVAAAIAPGRTVLQHARLTEPGRLDGSLELHRA
- the coaBC gene encoding bifunctional phosphopantothenoylcysteine decarboxylase/phosphopantothenate--cysteine ligase CoaBC, with translation MTVIVGITGGIAAYKAVGVVRDLVKRGHDVHVVPTEGALRFVGLPTLEALSRNPVTTSVWDDVAEVRHVALGRRADLVVIAPATADSLARMAHGLASDLLGTTLLATEAPVVVAPAMHPQMWEHPATRANVATLRDRGVHMVGPVVGALTGNDAGIGRMAEPEDIVAAALAVLDQHPAPAGRRSADTGAAASTGARGELGDLAGVRVVVSAGGTREPFDPVRFVGNRSSGRQGIAIAADAVRRGASVTLVAANVEGSLTAGLDATLVPVGSALELAEAVHTAAAAADVVVMTAAVADYRPAEVLTEKLKKDAQGERMTLELVRNPDVLADLVAARRTGQIIVGFAAETEPDRDARIELGRAKISRKPADLLVVNHVGWSAGFEREENAIEVLVPGGEVVRETSGTKAEVATAVLDLVATALT
- a CDS encoding YqjF family protein — protein: MTQPSWTRAAVPLLHRPVTQHAWEDIVFAHWRHDPASLQRLVPRGTRPDVVDGSAWVGLSAYVFRETRVPPFPSAGRLGTMTEVTIEVLTVDDQGRRGVTYRTVDTANVPAIVAAHALLGVPYTFAHARSRRRGDAVAHRSVRHPARALHPVRWARSLRQERPTGAARPKHAASVRVTAGEVVDTPLAAELTTRTGIHARYLAQTLFWQRQHPVLTTRSATLDRLEGDLPDAVGMPGLFDRAPDSLLVVDGTTVRYGWGGVVR
- a CDS encoding DUF1810 domain-containing protein — protein: MTDAQPHAQAGDPFDLDRFVRAQQGVHDVALDELRRGRKSSHWMWFVFPQLAGLGRSATAVRYAITGADEARAYLAHPVLGSRLLTATEVVAAAPARSADALLGDVDAVKLRSSMTLFARIAADRRPFVAVLDRWYEGAEDPATLRLLGERSGRE